One genomic region from Balneola sp. encodes:
- a CDS encoding two-component system response regulator, whose amino-acid sequence MKINILIVEDDPAMRVILRSTVKNAGLEIEIGEIFEAENGDEGLKVLEKEKIGLMLVDIYMPVMDGLEMLDYARDNPDWSHIPAIVVSSENNEDRIDAILRQGMGFVHKPLTHLLLKDRIKEMIQKKMIKED is encoded by the coding sequence ATGAAGATTAACATACTGATTGTTGAAGATGACCCTGCAATGCGTGTTATCCTTAGAAGTACCGTTAAAAATGCAGGACTTGAAATCGAAATTGGTGAAATATTTGAGGCTGAGAATGGCGATGAAGGCCTCAAAGTTCTGGAGAAGGAAAAAATAGGCCTTATGTTGGTCGATATTTATATGCCGGTAATGGATGGTTTGGAAATGCTGGATTATGCACGAGATAATCCGGATTGGTCTCATATACCGGCAATAGTTGTTTCATCAGAAAACAACGAAGATCGCATTGATGCTATTCTAAGACAAGGTATGGGGTTTGTTCACAAGCCTCTTACGCATTTGCTGCTAAAGGATAGGATCAAGGAGATGATTCAAAAGAAAATGATAAAAGAAGATTAA